caacattttgttgttttgggtgtttttagTGAAAACTtatcaaaaacacaaaacacgGAAAACGGTCCCCCCCACCCACCCCCAACAACCCTCCagtctcgttctctctctctctctctctctctctctctctctcctcaccCAAAACACTGCGACTGCCCCAATCATCTTCTCCGTCGCCGCCTCTTCCCTTCCAGACGCCATCTCTTCCTTGTCGGCCATCGCAGCGCCTGCCACCACAGCCTACGTCGTTCGCCTATGTCGCCGCTGCAAGTCGTTATCCCTTCCAGATCCGTCGCGCTTCGTCGTTCACCTGCGCCGTTCCTCTTCCAGATCCGCCATCGCCGCCGCTCGCCATGCACAGATCCGCCATAACCGCCATCGCCGCTACCGCCATGCCCAGATTCGCCATCGCTTGCCGCCATCGCCTCCTGCCTttccatttcttccttctttttttagCGATTTCTTCCTCCGCCATAGCCCTATCTCCACtcccaattttttattttaatttttatttttaattatatttttaaaattttgaataaatcaacattttgttattttatgatttattattatttttaatatttatgttatgagtaatttaaatctcaaaattaatgtgaaaaataatttataatttcaaaacagactattagatcataattttaaatatattttataattttaatatattatatatgtttagattattatgttatattttaaatttttttaattaaatttataatttattaataaatatttataactttCAATCagatttattaaataaaatattctaaaataaattttctcaaaatttcgaaGTAAACgtattttctagttttctattttaagaaacagtttttcagaatagcaaaaagaacgcgtttttaaaaatttcaaaacagacactcaaaacacaaaactcaaaatgaattcaaaactcaaaactcaaaattaaaacacaaagagaacaccaccttaggTTTTGTGTTTTCTAATGAGACCCAAGGTAATGACGATGATTCGGGTTAGTTTTATAGACTTCGACTCGAGATTAAAGCAACGGTTCAATCCACTTACTGGCAGCCCATTTATAGAAGttgggccataagcccttaaccctccatttggaggagaaatggaccttggcccatttgctcaaggaaGGGAAGAAGCCCatgaagcccaagcccatttcCTCTCACTTTGTGCCCTAGGCCCTTAATATAAAATGGATTCTTTCCCCTTTTGTGCCCTATGTGTGGCGGCCAATTGTGTTTTCTCCCTTGTTCCCTCTCTCGGTCGATTCTCCCTTCATTGATGGCTGATCCTATTggggtttctttccttcttgGTCAGATGCTTCTTTCCTTGCTGAGTGTTGCACTTTCCTTGTGCGTTGTGGTTGTTCCTCAATGGCGTTTGCAATGACTATTTAGTCTGAGTTGTTGTCTTCTTTTTTAGGTAAGTTTTTCGACCATTGTTAACCCATATCTTCGTGATTACTTTTTGTTCCTTGGCGGATCCTACTATGTGTGGAAGCTTGTGTGAGGGGTGTCGATCAGCTGAGAGACTTGGGGGGGGTTTGAGGGCTTCGCTTCTTGGGGGTTTGGATTCCTTTGTGGCTTGGTATCTCTATTTGTTGGTTAttgcctaagtggtgattgAACGAGTCTAGATCTAAGCCTTGGAGCAGTCTTCGTGACTATCATTATAGTCGAAATAGGGAGTTTATTTTTCTGCCTTGATCTGTTCTTGCATTcagttgttttttttatttgatttcgaTTGAGTACTAACTCCACTGCTTTGTAGAGTTTTCTGCAACAAAGACCATTTCAAAAACCCCACGATCGAAAGGTCTCTTGTAATCTTTTGGTCTAAAGCTGTTCTTTTGGcccattttattttgtttttgaacttTGTTCTATCGTAGATTTTATGATTTGATTGATATATATTCATTAGGAGTCTCCTTTGAGCCCAAATCTTTTTCCCTTAAGATCTctatttagattaatttattttactaggTTTTGGCCTACATAAACATCACATCagaaacaaatacaaataactCAAAACCCAAATTACAGGAAATATATATTAGATTGGGGATacatatgaatttaattattttacctaGCATATATAGGAAAATAGATGCATGGTTTTAATTAGTAGCAATTAATTGCAACACAAAAACCGATCGAACAGTTTGGCTTAAATAAAAACGCactaaaagtgcaattttccatTAAATTAAGAACCCActtttttgtagtttttttatttctaaaaagcCGTCttaacaaatacataaaataaataacactACATGCTGAATTCATCATCATATCTCTCTACTAAAATAGAACAGTACCATCACTTCCTCTGCTGCAGGATCTTTTGGCCCATGTACCTGCAGTTCATTCCATGCATAAAACAAAAAAGTGTAAAACACCATTATAATTGTTCAAATCCTaaggatacatatatatatagagagagagagagttagttACCTTCCAAGCATCATAACAGTGGCCTGAGGATTGGTTCCCGGAGAGCGAATGAAGGTAGATCCATCAACAACCCTCAACCCTTCCACGCCCATCACTCTGTAATCGCGGTCCACAACCTTACTCACCTGGCACCCGCCGTGGTAATGCCAAATGGTCATCACAGTGTCCACACAGAACTGCTCTAGAGAGAATGATGCGCTGACATGACGCGGGCGGACGTTCACCGGCAGGGCCAGCATCATGTCGATGAGGGCCTGAACCGTGACAAGGGGGTACCGAAACTTGGAGAAAGACTTGGACTCGATGACCTTGATGATGGTTTTCATGCCCTGGACGCATCTTTGCAGATCGCGAGGGTCCTGGAAGTAGTTGAAGGTGACGATGGGATTGTCGTTTGGGTCGGTGGTgtggaggaggagatggccaGTGGACTCGGGGCCTAGGATTTTCTCCAGGATCAGGCCGCCTTGCAACGACAACGAATTGGCTTCGCCCGAAGAAAAGATGGCGTCGTCCTCGCCTGTCTGCAAAATGcaatatttataacaacatATATCCATATCATATATCATATTAAGCTAGcctttgaaaaagaaagagcaaTAATTAgcattaaactatatataataatatatattagagaGATAATAATACCTGATTGGCCAACGTTTGGAAATACTCGTGAATGGAGTGGGGCGAAACAGAGCCGAACTGGGAGCCACTGGCAGCCTCAACGAAGCTACCGAAGCGGGTAATGCCCACGACTTGGATGAGAGAGATCTCAACGGGTCGGGGAGAGGGAACGTACAGAGCGTTCATGGAATTATCGGACATCCCCTGGCCAACCATGGGCTGGTCCACTATCGTCTGTATTCCGTGGGCCATGAGGTGCTCCTTGGGCCCAACGCCACTCAGCATCAGCAGCTGTGGGCTCCCTAGGGCTCCTGCAGACAATATCACTTCGTTCTTTGAGCCCCTGTTAAGATATGCTTTGTGAACTGTTCCTTTCGCATCTCTGAATTCCACGCCGTAGGCTCTTGGCTTCGGTTGTCCTGTCACGTGCCACTAATTACTAATTGTTACGTACTAATAAATAACAAGGGATTATATATTTAAGTGTTtgttaatttaatctaattcaAGACTTAGCTACTCTGgtcattaaaaatgttatttacatatttataatttaatattttataaaatatttattaaatttgagtaacaaaaataacattttctaGAAGAGGTAGGTAGGGGTCCAATGGGGGGAACGAACATGGGGGTTCGACAAGAGGTAGATCGCCTAGACCATCTGATCTGATCTGATCTGAACACAATGAATCCTCACCTTTCACCGTGAAGAAGATCTGGTGGACGACAGCATTCAAGTACACAGTAATCTTTCTCGGATCGGCATACTCCAGGAAATCGGCGGCGGTGTGCCGGTGACCCTCCCGATCAAAGGTCGACCCACCGACCTTCGTCCCATAAATGTGATCGAACGTGAACCCGTTGTACGGAAGCACGCCGGCCTCCAGCAACCCGTCTCTCACCGCCGATTGCCACTCCAACATCGGCGGCTCGAACACCACTTTCCCCTCCACCCACTGATACGACTCGTTCACCAGCCTCTGGTCCCAGCCGGCGCGGCTCACGTAGGCCGTGCTGGCGCGAGTGTAGAAGCCGGCATTCAGGCAGGAGCCTCCGCCCAGGACCCGAGCGCGGGCGTTGATGACGCCGTCGGTGGAGACGAAGGACTGGGAGGGCGACGAGGGAGAGTTGTTTGCGAGGGTGGCGGCGAAGGTGGCAATGTTGTTGATGGTGGGCTGGCCGTAGGGCAAATCGCCTCGTTCCAGGAGGAGAACTTTGGCACCCTCGGAGAGAGTTGCCGCCAGTGCGCAGCCGGAGGTTCCTCCTCCGACAATGATGTAGTCGTAGTACTCCACCGGAGGAGCCGCCGTCGCATCGTGGGCAAATGAGGAATATGGAGCTGAGAATGAAAAAGGAAGACAGTTTCAGCAATACATATTGGAAGATGAAATTAAAATCATATTATCCttttgtaaagaaaaagatCCCAAATTAAAGCAAGTCCATGTAATTTGCCTCAATCAATCTCAATGATCGACGAACGAGCTGTTGCGTTGCGACACTAATTAAGAGAAGATTTTATCAGGACAGGAGATTGTAAGTGTGAAAATGACCATTCATTCAATGATTGTGGTCTGTACTTGGTTGGACGGACGATGGGACCAGACTTTGAccattatattataataataaaaatggttaCACTCTATTCTAGTAGTACTGCCacgttttttttttggtaacatttctttaaattaattaatttagtgaagATATCACTTACCAAAAACAAAAGTTTGATAATGAAgtttgtaaattaaattaagccgGCGGACTGATGATTCTCAGAAATTTATTCCTCGCCGATGTACCCTTTTTAGAATGGTTGGCCATGCGGTACAGCATTACGAGGAATATGATGTCGGAAAAAGCATGTTTCTCCAATAGAAAGACATCGCGGTCTTACCATCGCCGGCGATAATGATCCGGTGCAAAATTTGGGTAAGCATCgtgaaattaaaatgaaaaaaatcattttcgcaACATCAATTGTTTAATCAAATTAAAGCGAGGGTTAGGATTATCAGGAGGAGATATCGGGAATTCGTTTACCTTTCTCGGAGAAACAAGAGCCATGGAAGAGTAGAACGCCGAGGAGAGCAGCGGAGACGCAGCTGATTCGAAGCCAGCCTGACGAAGCCATATCCAAACTCGATCAAATTAAAAGCTGCAATAATTGAAGAGCAGGTCAGATAACCTGAGAATCGGAATTGGATTCTCTCTGCTCTGCTCTGCTCGCAATCACAACCTGAAATCAATTTACTAGGGTTTTTAAGACGCCCGAAGGGCACGAGCGGTATCGGCGGCAAAAAACAACCACTGAAACCGCTTCTTCCTACCTGTAAAAGTCAAAAGAGTTAATGGCCGGCAGTTTCAAGCCCAAGCTAGCTAGCTCCTCTCATTTACTCTCCCTCTGTCTTAATTTGTCTCCGCCAGGAAGGAAGGAAGCAGTAGTCGATGCACGATgaagactatatatatatatatatagcgttCCCATTGACTACTACTACGCTACGCTAGCTGTTGGTGGCTTCATTTAATCTGCTGTTCCTAACATGTCAATTATCAGCGAAGGTACGCTCAGCTAGCTCATGTATAcagtccatatatatatatatataatattgaacatatattcatgtatgtattttatactttccataataataatatccttAAAtcgcatatatataataataataatatattcgGCACTTCAAATTTGCACAGAACAGAatttcataataatattcaaaatatatatcgAATTAATAATCTGACAAAAGAAGTTTCTCAGTTACGGCGGGCGGGCGGGCGGACGGGCCAGATCTGACTATATATCTTCAGTTCACTGCACCATCTGGAActcatgatttttatttatgtatttgttcCTTTCATTGTTGGTTAGATTGagctatatatgtatgtatatgtagcAGTAGAAGTGATAGTTGCCGTATATGAACATGATggtggtgtatatatatatgtggtagAAGCGGTGCCGGTGGAGGCTAGTAAATGCAGCTGCCCATGCGCGTTGGATGAGTGTCACAGTACTCACAGGAGCACGTACAAGTTTGAGAGGATGGCGTACGTACGTCTTGCtttgtctatttatttatttatttctggTAGATGGGAGGATGAGGTTACCCAAATAATTTGTGATGAAAAAGTCAATAGAATACCTGTTAGTTTCAAGGGATGACGTACGGGAGATATATAAAAGAGCTAGgttttcatattattatattattattattaattaattaataattaggtGTGTATCTAGCTCGTTAATTATCAATCatgactaaaaattaaagaaaaaaaaattgtaatgactagttaattatatatatatatatatgggagtGGTGGAATTGTTGTAATTTTTGTGAATTAATGTAGTTTAAagaaacaacatatatatatatatatatagtggtaATTAAATAAGGGTAGGTTTGCTGAATAGCCCATGTGGGGGTTAGTAGAATTAAAAGCTGTATTAATTGCTGACAACCAACATTTATTAGGATTTTTGTTTAGAATTAACAATCCCTTccttgattttattattattattattggtggTGGGTCTGTTGCACAGATTATGTcgatacatgtaaatgcaaagTGGAAATGTCAAGTGAGTTAGGTTTAACGCGATAAGGTTGAGTTAACTCAAGAGCTAGCCAGCTGGTACAAAGTCAGCTGAATGAGTTGGAGGCAAtcaacatttaaatttattgaacgcgcctctctctctatcaaattatattcctattcatttattaaacatttaaatttaaataccttatccaaattttaatatttatgaaattaatttcataattaattagtaGGAGGCAATAACATTTACATAAGAGGTAAATTAATGTTACATCTGCAAAAATTGATGCATGGAAAATTAAGCATATATATTTGTAAGCTCTTATTTATTagacttcttttttttatatatatatatatataatagaaagcaacccttttttttttttgtgattgcAAAAAGTCATTATGGTAGACAGTATGATCATGATTTAACACGTATTTCTTTTTATTagcaaatgtcatatttttttaattaatttatcaataaaattgtCTACATCATTAGATactttttaattattctatGAATTTTGGGTCGATTATTGTCGAAGATTTTATTCGAgagtcattaaaaataatttcacctGTGATTTCGTTTACCCATTGATGGGGTTGGGCCATATAAATAGTACACTTTTAGTCACTTATTACTCTAATGTTTCATCTTTTAATATCAAGTACTAATTTGATCGTTAAACTTTATCCCACgagataaaaatataacttttacAAGACTGTAAtgcttgatattttaaattcaccGCAATCCTAGACAATCACTAACAACATAATAATGATGATTTTTAGCAATAGACAAAGTCACCGCAACACTAAGGTCAATCACTAGCGGTTTTCACTATCAATTGACACAATGAGCAAAAAAAGTCCATATTGAATCATTTATATGCATGCATACACTCTCGAATGATAAAGTTAGAAAGTCCATAATCTTGCATTGGATGTAACgttataaataattgaaatttgtgCCTAATGGACCACTTGCTTTATAGTGGGCTGACATGACCCTTAAATGAAGGAGCATTTATTTGTTATATCTAAAACATTGCAATTTgtgtcctttttctttcttccttttctagCAATTAATCTAAACTTATcctttatttgtttatatttaactttgaattatcaaatataaaataattaaaatttatactatAACCTTGTACTTGCACCAAATGGAAGTTTttaattcccccccccccccccccaattcgATATGAGACTTGTCAATATTTGGAGTTAGTCGATCGTGATTCGTAgatctataataaaaaaaatgagtacaAATACAAAGAGGATGAACAAATGAAGAACAATAATAAGTCacatatagaaattttttttatgtgatttagTCAAAATGAGGCTTAGTTCACGACTcttctttagttattttgacagagtaacaatatatcattattattcatTTCTCTATACAATAGTGTTTTGATCCCTATTTATAGTACgtggtgtttacaatttttacaaaatctATAAATGAAAGGATAATGTTGTGGGAGGACAAAATGTTCTTATCAATTCCATGAAATCGGGAGTGGATTCTGTATTACTAGGGATCCGGTTCACCTCAAGTAAGTTAGGTGGGTTCCACCTCCGTTTATTTAGCAGCCTTGTTATTATATGAGCTGAACGGTTAAGTTATCGAGCTGGAAGTATCGTTGGGAGCTTGTTTGGCTATGCTAGCTCGTTGGAAGCATCACTGGAAGTTCTTTTGATTTCGTGATCTGAGTTTCGATGCCTATTGAATTTCAAGAGATTAGGTCGATTTATTGGGTCAAGTCCAATCCATACGAAATGATCCAAAAAATACCCCTAAGAGGACTTAACTCCATTGGATAATGCAACTACTTTCACTAAAAACAATAATTACCTATAATAAATATCTTATATAAGTTCCTTCCTCCTTACcaaattcaaacaagtttggAAGTTTGTGGGCCAGCTTGGCTCGACTTGTACTACCAACCCTTAGATAGGATTGGGCCTGAAAAAAGGCTAGGGCCTACTCTGGCTAGGGAGTGCCGAAAGTCCAACTAGTTGGGTCCaacataaattcattttttaaaataaacaaaagtaaCAATTAgaaactgaaaactcaaaaattatatctaataattaatcatttaaaaaatttatatgtcaTACACAATTATATAGTCTCATACACAGAAATCCATAATCACCATAAACAAATGCtagatgtatatttttataatttttgaatatttataaaatttaatatagttttaaaattttaatttggtcAATCAAAGCTAGAGCATTCTaagttctaaatttttattttaaaagtggAATTTGTAttcttagaaatatttttatatcctatttatcaaataaataaatataattttttaaaagtaattttaaaacaatataaaaagCGGCAATTCAGTTGGGCTCAATCCATTATCACAAAACTATCGACAAACAGGGATAATGGGCTGCTGAACAGCCCATTATGTTTCCGACTTGGACAAATCTATACACAAACACGGATAATGGGCCTTGGGCGTTATCTTGGGCTTATGGGCAAATTTGGGCCTAAATTATCGCAgacttctttctttttaaaaattacattttcataaataaatatatttaaatatataaattttgaataataaaaataaaaaaaatttaaaactatccCTCATCATTTACTTTTCAATGTCTAAACAGTTCaaacaatatttttaagaaaatagatatttgtttataaaatcaacaataaattaagtttaaataataCGATAAAAtcctatataaatttatttaattatctaagtgaaATGTATGGACCTTTCTACTTTGCTCTACAAATCTATCAAGGAtgttaaaatgacaaaaataccttcatccaaattataaatttgtaaaccTTGTCATTATCTTGTCCGTCTgctttctcctctctctccccttctcaTTGTCGTGAATGTAATCGATGGTCACCACTGTTTTCGTCTTGCCTCGATGGAAAGAGAATGTAACAGCGGTTGGCTAGACGATAACAGTGAAACGAAGGTATTGGCGATCGACGGTTGCATCGATAACCATGGGAAGGGGAGTGATGAGAGAGCAGGCGAGCAAGGCAATGGCAGGAtttacaaatttgtaatttaaatgaaagtttttttttttatttttttgataccCTTTGATAACCTCCTTGATACATCTAGACGTAGAGTAGATTAATTCTAAAAGCATCATAACAAGGGAGCATGACACTGCCAGGGAGTGGGTCAGTGTCACCACTTCCTTCCTCCGCCATGCTTCAAGCTACCCCACCGACCGGCGACTGCCATCATCGACGTATAAATCAATTTGAATAAATTGGATTCAAAGGCCTTGGCTATTCAATATATCTATTACCAATATATACTACCTTCCCACATAACTACTAACTACTCTACCAACCAGTTTGACTATTCATGTGGAAGCGTCCAACATTCTTAAACACTTGGTGCATCACCATTACATTGACGATGCATGCGATGCCACATAAACAAATTAAACCAACAATTAATATTGCTACTAATTTAattagcaacaacaacaataacaacaacacaACGCAaagtattaattattgtatttttgttggtttgttAGGTTTAATATATGATTTGGTATGGTTAAAGCGACAGCAAACATAAATGTATTACGAAACTATAGATTAGGTATTTGTTATGTTATGAttggtgtaatttaaatatgGGGGGTTGGTCATGGCTTGTTGTCGCCATCATATGATTTTTGATAATATTGGCTTTGGTTATTGTAGAAAGGGAAATTTGCTTTAGGATTAATTATATGTTTGAAGTGGTCGTAATGCGATGGCTCCCTCCCTGATGTTAAACGGTCAATTCATGTCGTTCAACTAATTAGACCCAGAAAAGTAGAGGAGGAGGTGTAGACCCAAATCAAATCATGACCTGATGCCGTTGCCGTTAGTTCTAGAGCAAAAGAAAAGCTTAAACAGAgtccaaagaaagaaagaaaatattacggtaattcatattttcttgtttggcATTTGATTTGTTGAAAGGCAGCAATAGCTCTTGGGTCCGATTCAAGATTGGCCTAAGAGTCAAAATTGGTTTAGACTGGTTAGATGCTATTGACATGAatgtcatattttaaaaatattataaaaaaaaatattgaatgttGTATTAAGTTGAATCATTCaatattgtttaattttttttatgaaattaattgttaattatcGACATTCAGATTTGGTCGATTGTGATTCTTCAATTCGTACTAATAGAATGATTATGAACATGAGgggaagaaaataataacacaatCAATCAGACAATACGTCATAAATTTTTACGTAGTTCAGCCATAATCATGCTTAGTCCATGACTGCTCTCTGATCATTTTGACAAAGTAACAATATACATTTTATCATGTTGTTCCTCCCTTGTAATGGTTTTTGACCCTTTATTTATAGTGTGgaatatttacaatttacacAAAGTTCTGAGTAACGGGACCATATCGTCAGGGATAATGTGCCCTTATTATCTCTATAAAATCGGGAGAAAAAGTTTTGCACTATGTGGGGACTGGTTCACCACTGATAAGGACAAATAGATATCATCTTCGATTATTCTGCTTCGTGGTCTTCTTTGCGAGCTGATTGGATCAGCCAACGAGCTAGAGGCATCGCTAGGAGCTTGCTTGTTACCGCAATCTGAGCTCCTGCTTTAACATTGTACTACCTCGCTGAGATGCTCTTCGGCCTTAGGCCCATTGGGCTTCGAGTGGCTGGGGCTCGATCATAAGACTATTTCCAGTCCAAAGCAATCTGTACAATAGCCCAAGGCGGTTCGAAAAACGCTCGCAACATTAATCAACTTCTATAATTTAGAATTCATGTGTCATGAGAAAAGACATTGGAAAAATCAAAAGTTATATAACTAGAAGAGGCGGGTCAACCTAGAAAAATAGGCAAAGACCCAAGGGTGAGAGATCGAACCTCCAAAGTTAGTAACGGGACGAGAGACAACATCGAAGGCGAAAATCTTTGATCTCCTTCCCTATCTAACGAAGTCAATTTCGACCTTCTCTTTCGGTCTCCTACCCCATTGGCACTTGCAAACACTAATAGGAGATTAACGGTTTCCAAACCCCTCCTTCAACAATGACGACGTAGGTGAGAGACCAAGGGACTCTCACCCACTGACGACGATGATTGAGGTGGGAGACCCATAATTATTGAGCCAACTtactctatttaatttttaattattaacaaaaatgatattttatacctaattattttttattaatttataaaatattttggctattatcaaaattagtatttttttattaaaattatttttcaagtaagtaaaaattaatataaatattttttttcctcaaaatttggactgtaagtttatttttttttactattgcTACAGTACGTAACAGTGCGCTACATTTCGCTACAATAATTTGACCGATTAAATAGTAAATCCAATCTTTGTGAACAGTGACACTAAAGTATTTTTCagaatgcctataaataggcacaaACTCGTTTTTGAAGATTAAAAAGTGTACATATTACATATCCAAAGCAATCGAAAGTTCTCAAACTCTTTTAAGCAAATATCCAAGTAATTCGAAGCTCTCAAAGCATCATTGTACATCCATCGAAGAGCCATAAGACAAGAGAAGCAAAAAATATCG
This genomic stretch from Diospyros lotus cultivar Yz01 chromosome 1, ASM1463336v1, whole genome shotgun sequence harbors:
- the LOC127812012 gene encoding protein HOTHEAD-like, with translation MASSGWLRISCVSAALLGVLLFHGSCFSEKAPYSSFAHDATAAPPVEYYDYIIVGGGTSGCALAATLSEGAKVLLLERGDLPYGQPTINNIATFAATLANNSPSSPSQSFVSTDGVINARARVLGGGSCLNAGFYTRASTAYVSRAGWDQRLVNESYQWVEGKVVFEPPMLEWQSAVRDGLLEAGVLPYNGFTFDHIYGTKVGGSTFDREGHRHTAADFLEYADPRKITVYLNAVVHQIFFTVKGQPKPRAYGVEFRDAKGTVHKAYLNRGSKNEVILSAGALGSPQLLMLSGVGPKEHLMAHGIQTIVDQPMVGQGMSDNSMNALYVPSPRPVEISLIQVVGITRFGSFVEAASGSQFGSVSPHSIHEYFQTLANQTGEDDAIFSSGEANSLSLQGGLILEKILGPESTGHLLLHTTDPNDNPIVTFNYFQDPRDLQRCVQGMKTIIKVIESKSFSKFRYPLVTVQALIDMMLALPVNVRPRHVSASFSLEQFCVDTVMTIWHYHGGCQVSKVVDRDYRVMGVEGLRVVDGSTFIRSPGTNPQATVMMLGRYMGQKILQQRK